A single window of Methanobacterium sp. Maddingley MBC34 DNA harbors:
- a CDS encoding repeat-containing protein (PFAM: Domain of unknown function DUF11; Bacterial Ig-like domain (group 1)~TIGRFAM: conserved repeat domain): TNITINRNMTIQGQSQTGTIINGTGTNWIFNITSGVNVTLLDLTLTNASHNRGGAIYNQGDLTIINCTFTNNTATDVCGVILNEVGNCTVTNSTFTGNKAIGNCGVIGSIGGIFTVTNCTFINNEAVVGGVIINEGAIFTVTGCNFMGNTATYGSVIANELTTLEAHFNRFYNNTATTGIAIYLASGSVNATLNWWGSNDDPSSQIYGNVDYSPWLFMTINATPETINNTQTSLITVSLNNYSFDGSSSSPLDPNLGHISDGVPVTFSLIDGPLGTLGSQTGFINGTASIIFTANAVGVQHVNATIDNENRTATITINPIGHVNITKTADNYTPNYWDGVTFTITAGNEGPDDVEGLEITDILPNGLTLISADTHGFGSYNSGIWNIGTLTNGTTAILTLFVNATSTGTFTNWANVTAQATYDLKPWSQDNAIITVPSAADIAVEKAFYDYEGDYEITSANYWDIISTRILVTNNGPATATNVVISDILGSGLSFVDEWWVKWDINDLYWNLNDASFDPATMTWTIPSLLAGQTAVLDIMTNLTSTGTLHNYAELVSSETYDWNHTNNNDTAYLTVPEASYLSIYKEFRDLPWGNVITTAYYNDMIYAIVQVKNQGPDTTSVSILDTMTGIVWTGNYYVLSNVGSILPTPSSWVLNDPVNTFNGTNWNIPFLNIFIGSEKWLAIEGIINQTGINAASNHAETVDQNTYPYKGYANYTANLTTLAAPTSITVGDVRGNKGDTVTLSATLTDHNSDPVVGATVEFWVDGAKVGESNTGSDGTAIFNYPITETPGNHILQVVFNGNTFYQGSNATGNLYVPSANLYIVITSDKNNPTVGEIFTLRYKLGNNGPDTADNVTITIPLPEGFVISKIEGDGNWTVTGNTITWTMKNVTVGDPNLYVSGWTTGPGNYLFTASITSDTFNINSMGISPLTLNTQPTVNAATTTNTVGMQTTGTPVVPLALAVLGVLCGLVATRKNQ; encoded by the coding sequence ACACCAACATCACCATTAACCGGAACATGACCATACAGGGTCAAAGCCAGACTGGAACCATAATAAATGGAACCGGCACCAACTGGATATTCAATATCACATCTGGTGTGAATGTCACCCTCCTGGATTTAACATTAACCAATGCATCTCACAATCGAGGTGGGGCAATCTACAATCAGGGAGATTTAACAATAATCAACTGTACATTCACAAATAACACAGCAACAGATGTTTGTGGTGTTATCCTCAATGAAGTAGGTAACTGTACTGTCACTAACTCTACTTTCACTGGTAACAAGGCAATTGGGAATTGTGGTGTTATTGGCAGTATCGGCGGTATTTTTACGGTGACTAACTGTACTTTCATAAATAATGAAGCAGTTGTTGGCGGTGTTATCATCAATGAAGGTGCTATTTTTACTGTGACTGGCTGTAATTTTATGGGTAACACCGCAACTTATGGTAGTGTTATCGCCAATGAGTTAACTACTCTTGAAGCTCATTTCAACAGGTTCTACAATAACACCGCAACTACAGGTATTGCTATCTACCTTGCCAGTGGGTCAGTGAATGCTACACTTAACTGGTGGGGTTCCAATGATGATCCCTCCAGCCAGATATATGGTAACGTGGATTACTCACCATGGTTATTCATGACCATCAATGCCACTCCAGAGACTATCAACAACACCCAGACCAGTTTAATCACGGTGAGTTTAAACAACTACAGTTTTGATGGTAGTTCTTCCAGCCCATTGGATCCCAATCTTGGCCATATATCAGATGGTGTTCCAGTTACGTTCAGTTTAATTGACGGACCACTGGGAACTCTGGGATCACAAACCGGATTTATTAATGGTACTGCCAGTATTATATTCACTGCAAATGCCGTTGGAGTTCAACACGTAAATGCAACAATTGATAACGAAAACAGAACCGCAACCATCACTATCAATCCTATTGGACATGTGAACATCACTAAAACAGCTGATAATTATACACCGAATTACTGGGATGGGGTTACATTTACCATCACCGCAGGTAATGAAGGCCCTGATGATGTGGAAGGTCTTGAAATCACTGATATCTTACCGAATGGTTTGACACTGATTTCTGCAGATACCCATGGTTTTGGAAGTTATAATTCAGGCATCTGGAACATAGGAACACTGACCAATGGCACAACAGCAATCTTAACCCTATTTGTGAATGCCACCAGTACTGGAACTTTCACCAACTGGGCAAATGTAACTGCACAAGCCACCTATGACCTGAAACCTTGGTCCCAGGACAACGCTATCATAACTGTTCCTTCCGCTGCTGACATCGCTGTTGAAAAAGCATTCTACGACTATGAAGGAGATTATGAGATTACCAGTGCCAATTACTGGGATATTATCTCCACACGGATACTTGTAACCAACAATGGACCTGCCACTGCCACTAACGTGGTTATATCTGATATTCTAGGTTCAGGTCTTAGCTTCGTAGATGAATGGTGGGTTAAATGGGATATTAATGATTTGTATTGGAACTTGAATGATGCTTCCTTTGATCCAGCAACAATGACCTGGACCATTCCATCACTACTTGCGGGTCAGACCGCGGTCCTGGATATAATGACCAACCTCACCAGTACAGGCACACTGCACAACTACGCGGAATTAGTGTCAAGTGAGACCTATGATTGGAACCACACTAACAACAACGACACTGCATACTTAACAGTTCCTGAAGCAAGTTATTTATCAATTTACAAAGAATTCAGGGATCTTCCATGGGGGAATGTCATTACCACGGCTTACTACAACGACATGATTTACGCCATAGTTCAGGTAAAAAACCAGGGCCCAGACACCACCTCTGTTAGTATTTTAGACACCATGACCGGTATTGTTTGGACTGGTAACTATTATGTTCTCTCCAATGTGGGATCTATTCTCCCTACACCAAGTTCATGGGTTTTAAATGACCCTGTAAACACTTTCAACGGAACCAACTGGAACATACCCTTCCTGAACATATTCATTGGTAGTGAAAAATGGCTGGCCATTGAAGGAATCATCAACCAAACCGGGATAAATGCTGCGTCAAACCATGCAGAAACCGTAGATCAAAACACATACCCTTATAAAGGATATGCTAACTACACCGCAAACCTAACAACACTGGCAGCTCCCACTTCCATAACTGTGGGTGATGTTCGTGGAAATAAAGGTGATACAGTAACCTTGAGCGCAACTTTAACTGATCATAACAGTGATCCGGTTGTTGGTGCCACGGTGGAGTTCTGGGTTGACGGTGCGAAGGTTGGTGAAAGCAACACTGGATCCGATGGAACTGCAATATTCAACTACCCGATCACCGAAACACCGGGAAATCATATATTACAAGTAGTGTTCAATGGAAACACATTTTATCAGGGAAGTAACGCCACTGGAAACCTTTACGTCCCTAGTGCTAATTTGTACATTGTGATTACCAGTGATAAGAACAATCCCACTGTGGGTGAAATATTCACCCTCAGATACAAACTGGGAAACAACGGACCAGACACAGCAGACAACGTAACCATAACCATACCCCTACCTGAAGGCTTTGTAATATCCAAAATTGAGGGTGATGGAAACTGGACCGTGACTGGAAACACCATAACCTGGACCATGAAAAACGTTACAGTAGGCGACCCCAACCTGTACGTATCAGGATGGACCACCGGACCAGGAAATTACCTATTCACCGCATCAATAACCTCAGA